The genomic interval CCGTCCCGGCTATTGGAGTGTTCCCATGGATCCAGCTATTGCGAATGAACGTCCCCTTCTTATCCGTTGGATGGTCTACGCTCGGGCCATCCTCATCAGTCTTCTGCTTTTCGTGCCGCTCCTTGTGATCAACGCTTTGCAGACCCTCTCGCTGATCGTCAAACCTCTGTCAAAACCCCTCTTCCGTGGCATCAACCGCCGCCTTGCCCAGGTCTACTGGTCAATTCTGGTCTGGTTCCTGGAAAAAGTGTATCGCGTCCGCCTGAAATGGCAGAGCGCGGAGCTGCCGTCCCGTGAGGATGCCATATTGATAGCCAATCATCAAACCGCCGTGGATGTCCTGCCCCTCTTTGCACTGGCGGCGCGCAGCGGGCGTATGGGTGACATGAAATTTTTTGTCAAAGACGTCTTCAAATATATACCCGGTCCTGGCTGGGGCATGGTCTTCCTCGACTGCATTTTTCTGAAGCGTCGCTGGATGTCGGACCGGCGTCGGATCAAGGTCACCTTTGAACGCTTCCGCACGGAAAACATTCCGCTCTGGCTCAACATTTTTCCCGAAGGCACGCGCTTCCGATTAGACAAAGTGCGTGAGGCCCAAATCACAGCCAAACACTATCAGCTGCCGCTCTGCGAGCATGTCCTCGTTCCTTACGCCAAAGCCTTTGAAACCAGCATCCTCGGCCTGAAGAATCAGGTCCAGGCAGTCTATGATATCACGATAGGGTACCCGCAGGGCATTCCTTCCCTTTGGCAGATGCTCTGCGGGGATGTGAAGCAAATCGAAGTGCGCGTGGATCGCTTCCCGCTCACGTCCCTGCCGCAGGAAGCCCAGGGTATCGAACAGTGGCTGAATGAACGCTTTTGGGCGAAAGAGCAGCATCTGCAAAGACTGCATAAGAGTGGAAGCTTCACGACGCCGAAGAAACAGGCGTCGCAGGCGTTGCCGCTTTGCGCAGATAAAGGGTGGACGGCAGGCTGATGACCAGCGAAAACGCGCAGTAATCCGCGCGTGCCGGAGTGCCTTCCAGGACCACGCGAATGGAACCTCCGGCCTCTTCGATGAAACTCTTCACAGCATCCATGCCGATTCCACGACCGGAAACCTCGGTGAGCGTATCCGCTGTACTGAGCCCCGGATAAAAAATCAATTCCGCCAGCTGCTCGGGCGGCGCCACATGGCTCGCCGACAGGATGCCAAGCTCCAGAGCGCGACGCTCCAGCTTATAAAGGGAAAGTCCCCGCCCATCATCCGTGATGCAGATCTGCAGGCGGTTGCGTATCTCGCTCAGCACCATGGTCAAGGTGCCTTCCGCTTTCTTGCCCTGCTTCAGCCTTTCAGCCGCGGGTTCGATGCCATGATCCAGAGCATTGCGGATGATATGGATCAGGACTTTGCGCAGAAGCTGCTGCGCCTGGTAGCTCATGCCGCAGTGAATGCCGGTGATGATCACCTGCGGCTGGGCCTTGCCGAGATCCCTTGCGATTTTTTCCGCTGGGGCGCTGATATCCCTCAGCACCACATGCGAATCCTCGAAGGCCAGTTCTTCAAATTTGATCAGAGCCTCCGCCAGCGCATCATTGAATCCACTGCCCACGCTGTCACTCTCCAGGCTTTTGAGCATCTGCGTATGCTGCACCAGGAACTCGCGATCGACCGATATCATCGATGATTTCTGGGTCGTGCGTCCCAGTTTCGTTTCGTTGACCCGCCTGTAGTATTCGATCATGTCCTGCGTGCGGATCACTTCCTGGGCCAGCCGCGACTGCTCCCAGACCATTTCGGGATCTTTGAGCAGGAGCGCATAGCTCTGCTCGACCTCGTGCAGCCAGCCTGTCAGCGTCGTGAAACCCAAAGTGCGGGCCGCGCCTTTGATGGTATGCATGTTGACGAACAGGATCTTTAAAATCTCAAAGTTCCGATTCTTGTTCAGGTTCACGAGCCGCAGATTCTCATCCAGCATGCGGACGCTGGTTTCATAGAAAATGGAGAATTTCTCGGCCGACACATCCACGAGTTCCTGAATATACGATAGTTCCCGCTTCTGCTCCTGGGCCTCGGCCTCATAGCGCCGCATTTCCGTTACATCATGGCAGGTGATGAGGAACTTGGTGATGATGCCCGCCTTGTCGACCACGGGATTCCAGGTCATCTGCAGTATTTTGAAGCCAGCATCTTTGAGTTGAATGCGAAGCTCCGTCGGCAACTGGCCGCTATTCAGCTCGAAGGCCAGCGCCTCTTCACCGAGACAGCTGCTGAGAGCGGCCTGGATGCGTTCGCGGTCATCGGTCGAAAGATTTGAACGCGACAGGAGCACTGCATCCAAAGTTTCGCCGGCAATGTTCTCCCGGGATAAAACCGTCTGCAGGTGCCGTGAATAGCCTTTGTCAATAACGCCAGGCGCGATCAGATTCATCACGCCCTGCGGGATGTGATCGAGCATCGACCGGATATCGAGCGTCTGCCGATCCACTTCCTCGGCCAGGTTGCGGCTCAAACGATCAGCCGTGCGGAAGGCGGTGGAAAAGAGTTTGGCAATCACCTGGCTCTGGCTGAAGATCAAGGCCACCATTCCATAGGGCATTAAAAATACGGGAGTTCGAATGGTGCCGAGGCCGATGAGGACATCATGCCAACCGCAGACCACCACGGAAATCATACCGAGAAGGGCAAGGAACGATCCTTCTTTTTTCCTGCGCATGGCTGTTATGACCAGAATCAGGACCGCGACCGAGACGGCCAGCGAATGCAGTATCATCATCGGCAGAATCCGCGGGTAGATCGTGGCATCCGTGACCGCGATGAAAATCGTGAGGATCACCATGGCCAGGTGATTCCATTTCAGATGCTTCTGCCAGCGGTGAAAGCCAAAGGTATGCGCAACGAATACCAAAAGCGCACTGGCCGAGAGCGGCATGGCTGTGAATTCAATTTTGCGAATCGCCTCATAGAGGTCGATGTGCGAGCGGGGAAATAAAAAGGCGGTGAAAAATCCGCTGGTCGTGACCTGCCTCGCCAGGATCAGGACGCAGAAACTGGCGAGCCAGAGGCTGCTGAGATCCTCGCGCCGGTGCAGATAGAGGCTCAAATTATAAAGTGTCATGATCAGGAGCATGCCGATCACGATGCTCTCGCTCAGCTTGATCCAGTCACGCTCTCTTTCCATGAGCGCCATCGGTCCAAGGGTCGGCGTGATCCAAAGGTTGGGACGCACATAGAAAAATCCGGAAAGATGGATCACCACATAGTAAGGACCTTCGCCCTCGGGGGCCTTGAAGCGTCCCAACTTCTCGATGATCTGGGGGATGGATTCCTGAGGCCTCGGTCCGGGCAGACCAGCCTGGGCCACAAGCTGCGTTTTCTGCGGCGCGCCGGCTTCCACGAAGAGGACCTTATAAGCGGTATCACCCCGCAGTTTAAGGCCCAGTTCCGAAGCCCAGACAGGCACGTTGCGCAGCTCCAGGACATAAGTGCCCCAAACATGCTGCGGCATGGGCTGACCATCCGGACCGGGCATGGCTCCCAGAGCCCCGGGCACGGGCACCATGGTAAAAGGCCGATCGGAAGGCCATTCCTTGGAAAAGTCCTGGGCTTCCAGGAAAGCCCCGGGATAGAAGCGCCAGAGTCCATTCAGCTCGACTTTGCTCTTTGGCCCCAGCTTTTCCTGGGATAAATCAAGACGCCCCTCGCTCACGCTGACCGCCAGGGCCACCGTGCTCATGAGCCATCCGATGATGAAAAGAGTCCAAAGCCGCATGTAAACTCCAGGAAATCTCCTTTCTGCCCATCGGCGCGCCCGCTGAAATATTTATCTGGCGATTTGAACTTGAAAGTAAGGCTTCACGGATCACCAAACAAATCCGCTGACTGCTGGATATATGAGGTTAATTTCGGATTACGTATCTCAAGTGCAGGTTGTGCATTCCGAAATCGGAATTGCAAAGAATGAAATAGGAAGCGGAAAAAACGTGAAAACCGGCCCATTTTTTAAGAACTTTATTCTGGCGCTCGCCTTGCTCCTGGCTTCTCCATTGGTCCGGGCCGAGCCCCATGCGATCGATCTGCCGCGTCCGGGC from Oligoflexus sp. carries:
- a CDS encoding lysophospholipid acyltransferase family protein, with product MDPAIANERPLLIRWMVYARAILISLLLFVPLLVINALQTLSLIVKPLSKPLFRGINRRLAQVYWSILVWFLEKVYRVRLKWQSAELPSREDAILIANHQTAVDVLPLFALAARSGRMGDMKFFVKDVFKYIPGPGWGMVFLDCIFLKRRWMSDRRRIKVTFERFRTENIPLWLNIFPEGTRFRLDKVREAQITAKHYQLPLCEHVLVPYAKAFETSILGLKNQVQAVYDITIGYPQGIPSLWQMLCGDVKQIEVRVDRFPLTSLPQEAQGIEQWLNERFWAKEQHLQRLHKSGSFTTPKKQASQALPLCADKGWTAG
- a CDS encoding 7TM diverse intracellular signaling domain-containing protein; this encodes MRLWTLFIIGWLMSTVALAVSVSEGRLDLSQEKLGPKSKVELNGLWRFYPGAFLEAQDFSKEWPSDRPFTMVPVPGALGAMPGPDGQPMPQHVWGTYVLELRNVPVWASELGLKLRGDTAYKVLFVEAGAPQKTQLVAQAGLPGPRPQESIPQIIEKLGRFKAPEGEGPYYVVIHLSGFFYVRPNLWITPTLGPMALMERERDWIKLSESIVIGMLLIMTLYNLSLYLHRREDLSSLWLASFCVLILARQVTTSGFFTAFLFPRSHIDLYEAIRKIEFTAMPLSASALLVFVAHTFGFHRWQKHLKWNHLAMVILTIFIAVTDATIYPRILPMMILHSLAVSVAVLILVITAMRRKKEGSFLALLGMISVVVCGWHDVLIGLGTIRTPVFLMPYGMVALIFSQSQVIAKLFSTAFRTADRLSRNLAEEVDRQTLDIRSMLDHIPQGVMNLIAPGVIDKGYSRHLQTVLSRENIAGETLDAVLLSRSNLSTDDRERIQAALSSCLGEEALAFELNSGQLPTELRIQLKDAGFKILQMTWNPVVDKAGIITKFLITCHDVTEMRRYEAEAQEQKRELSYIQELVDVSAEKFSIFYETSVRMLDENLRLVNLNKNRNFEILKILFVNMHTIKGAARTLGFTTLTGWLHEVEQSYALLLKDPEMVWEQSRLAQEVIRTQDMIEYYRRVNETKLGRTTQKSSMISVDREFLVQHTQMLKSLESDSVGSGFNDALAEALIKFEELAFEDSHVVLRDISAPAEKIARDLGKAQPQVIITGIHCGMSYQAQQLLRKVLIHIIRNALDHGIEPAAERLKQGKKAEGTLTMVLSEIRNRLQICITDDGRGLSLYKLERRALELGILSASHVAPPEQLAELIFYPGLSTADTLTEVSGRGIGMDAVKSFIEEAGGSIRVVLEGTPARADYCAFSLVISLPSTLYLRKAATPATPVSSAS